In Synechococcus sp. KORDI-100, a single window of DNA contains:
- a CDS encoding TIGR04283 family arsenosugar biosynthesis glycosyltransferase, which yields MKPLSVVIPTLNESRSLPLLLADLARWPWSMQLLVVDGGSRDATVNVAHLAGAEVLSSPERGRGQQLRLGSANARENWLLVLHADSRLNPQWPEAVSKVINDPDNASQAWTFDFQVEGDRLMLRMLERAVALRSRWLQRPYGDQGLLIHRDLLIKAGGYQPLALMEDLDLVMRLNGQARIRQLGLPLTTSGRRWSDRGVLRVAWRNARLRSRWRAGEDPVLLADAYRASSISSRTRKHNDAAAVPAPNPDAGRSSPHRDQRRD from the coding sequence ATGAAGCCGCTCTCAGTGGTGATTCCCACGTTGAACGAGTCGCGCTCACTCCCCCTGCTGCTGGCGGACCTCGCGCGCTGGCCCTGGTCCATGCAGCTGCTGGTCGTGGATGGAGGAAGCCGGGATGCCACGGTCAACGTGGCTCACCTGGCCGGGGCTGAGGTGCTCAGCAGTCCGGAACGTGGCCGGGGCCAACAGCTGCGCCTCGGCAGCGCCAACGCACGTGAGAACTGGCTTCTGGTGCTTCATGCCGACAGCCGGCTGAATCCGCAGTGGCCTGAAGCCGTCTCGAAGGTGATCAACGATCCCGACAACGCCAGCCAGGCCTGGACATTCGACTTTCAGGTTGAAGGAGATCGTCTGATGCTGCGAATGTTGGAGAGGGCGGTGGCCCTGCGCAGCCGCTGGTTGCAGCGCCCTTACGGAGATCAGGGGCTCTTGATTCACCGAGACCTGCTGATTAAAGCTGGCGGCTATCAACCTCTAGCCTTGATGGAGGATCTCGACCTGGTGATGCGTCTGAACGGCCAGGCGAGAATCCGGCAGCTCGGGTTACCCCTCACAACCAGTGGACGCCGCTGGAGCGACAGGGGTGTGCTGAGGGTCGCCTGGCGCAATGCCCGCTTGCGATCGCGCTGGCGCGCTGGAGAAGACCCAGTTCTGCTCGCCGATGCCTACCGAGCGTCGTCGATCAGCTCGCGTACCAGAAAGCACAACGATGCTGCTGCGGTTCCAGCTCCCAACCCTGACGCTGGTAGAAGCTCACCACACCGGGATCAGCGAAGAGACTGA
- a CDS encoding ABC transporter ATP-binding protein codes for MPVVSDWRRTVRLGRYLGHDRRRLLLTLLLLVPVALAGALQPLLVGQAISVLLGEASLPWLQDLPAAAAIRLLVSCLLVTIVVRMGLQGVQTFNIQAVGQRLTARIRDELFRHSLSLSLRFHDGMPVGKLLTRLTSDVDALAEVFASGAVGVLGDLVSLLVIAASMLFFEWRLGLLLLLTQVPVTLVVLWLQGRYRKANYRVREELSQLNADFQENLQGLEVVQMFRREAVNGSRFARTGSAYRSAVNGTIFFDSSISAFLEWVAFCAVALVIALGGWMVTGAAMGLGTLTTFILYAQRLFDPLRQLAERFTQIQGGLTAVERIGELLEQPLEIVESRDAVPLGSNGSGEVVFENVSFSYRPDEPILSDLSFRIAPGEHVALVGPTGSGKTTVIRLLCRLYEPQRGRILLDGLDIRQLPIADLRRQLGVVLQDTFLFSGNVADNLRLNADISDRTLATICRDLGLESLLARLPNGLLTELRERGGNLSSGERQLLAVARVAIRDPAVLVMDEATAFMDPATEASLQRDLDRLLQKRTAVVIAHRLATVEASDRILVLRQGRLIEQGTHLELRARGGLYAQLAELQEKGLARL; via the coding sequence ATGCCTGTCGTCAGCGACTGGCGAAGGACGGTTCGCCTCGGTCGATATCTCGGCCATGACCGGCGCCGTCTGCTGCTCACGCTTCTGCTTCTGGTCCCTGTGGCGCTTGCGGGAGCGCTGCAGCCTCTGCTGGTTGGTCAGGCGATCAGCGTGCTTCTTGGAGAGGCCAGCCTTCCCTGGTTGCAGGATCTCCCAGCCGCAGCAGCGATTCGTCTGCTTGTCAGCTGCCTCTTGGTCACCATCGTTGTGCGCATGGGCCTGCAGGGAGTCCAAACCTTCAACATTCAGGCCGTCGGCCAGCGTTTGACAGCCCGGATCCGTGATGAGCTGTTCAGGCATTCCCTATCGCTGTCGCTGCGTTTTCACGATGGAATGCCCGTCGGCAAGTTGCTGACCCGGCTCACCAGTGACGTCGATGCCCTGGCCGAGGTTTTCGCCAGTGGGGCCGTGGGAGTTCTTGGGGATCTGGTCAGCCTGCTGGTGATCGCGGCTTCGATGCTCTTCTTCGAATGGCGTCTTGGTTTACTCCTGCTCCTCACCCAGGTTCCTGTCACCCTGGTCGTCCTCTGGCTGCAAGGTCGCTACCGCAAGGCCAACTACCGCGTGCGCGAGGAACTGTCGCAGCTCAATGCCGATTTTCAGGAAAACCTTCAGGGCCTTGAGGTTGTCCAGATGTTCCGCCGTGAAGCCGTCAATGGTTCCCGTTTCGCCAGAACGGGATCGGCTTATCGCAGTGCGGTGAACGGCACAATTTTTTTTGACAGCAGCATCTCGGCCTTCCTCGAGTGGGTGGCGTTCTGCGCTGTCGCCCTTGTGATTGCTCTCGGCGGATGGATGGTGACCGGTGCGGCGATGGGTCTGGGTACGTTGACGACCTTCATCCTGTATGCACAGCGACTGTTTGATCCGCTGAGACAACTCGCTGAGCGATTCACCCAGATTCAGGGCGGACTCACCGCCGTTGAACGCATCGGTGAATTGCTTGAACAGCCCCTTGAGATCGTCGAGTCGCGCGACGCGGTTCCCCTCGGCTCCAACGGCTCAGGAGAGGTGGTGTTCGAGAACGTCAGCTTCAGCTACCGACCGGACGAACCCATCCTGAGCGATCTTTCGTTCCGGATTGCTCCAGGGGAGCATGTGGCATTGGTGGGTCCGACGGGCTCTGGTAAAACCACCGTGATTCGGCTGTTGTGTCGCCTTTACGAGCCCCAGCGTGGCCGCATTCTTCTCGATGGACTGGATATCCGGCAGCTGCCCATCGCAGACCTTCGCCGACAGCTCGGTGTCGTTCTGCAGGACACCTTTTTGTTCAGTGGCAATGTCGCCGACAATCTCCGCCTGAATGCCGACATCAGTGATCGCACTCTTGCAACGATCTGTCGGGACCTGGGGCTTGAGAGCCTGCTGGCGCGTCTGCCGAATGGTCTTCTCACCGAACTGCGAGAACGCGGAGGCAATCTCTCCTCTGGAGAGAGGCAGTTGCTGGCGGTTGCACGGGTGGCCATTCGTGATCCAGCGGTTCTGGTGATGGATGAGGCGACGGCCTTCATGGATCCTGCAACCGAGGCCTCTCTTCAGCGAGACCTTGATCGTCTGCTTCAGAAGCGCACCGCCGTTGTGATCGCCCATCGCCTTGCAACTGTGGAGGCATCGGACCGGATTCTGGTGTTGCGCCAGGGCCGCTTGATCGAGCAGGGCACCCATCTTGAGCTGCGTGCGCGTGGGGGGCTTTACGCTCAACTGGCAGAGCTACAGGAAAAGGGGTTGGCCAGACTTTGA
- a CDS encoding GNAT family N-acetyltransferase: MTQSLPTVTEPLQQLYGSEARLCPCANDQLTLIFSQTRPFDLVELEQLLEAVGWSRRPVRRVRKALANSLLKVGLWRHDPRVPRLVGFARCTGDGVLEATVWDVAVHPLYQGSGLGSQMMVYVLDALREMGTERVSLFADPGVVSFYQRQGWELEPQQHRCAFWYAS; encoded by the coding sequence ATGACCCAGTCGCTGCCGACGGTCACCGAGCCTCTCCAGCAGCTCTATGGATCTGAGGCGCGCCTGTGTCCCTGTGCCAATGACCAGCTCACCCTGATTTTCAGCCAGACACGCCCGTTTGATCTGGTGGAGCTGGAGCAGTTACTCGAGGCCGTGGGCTGGAGCCGCCGACCGGTGCGAAGGGTCAGGAAGGCCTTGGCCAACAGTCTGCTCAAAGTTGGCCTTTGGCGTCATGACCCACGGGTGCCTCGCTTGGTTGGATTTGCCCGCTGTACAGGCGATGGTGTCCTGGAGGCCACGGTCTGGGACGTGGCGGTCCATCCCCTGTATCAAGGCTCCGGCCTGGGAAGTCAGATGATGGTTTATGTCCTCGATGCGCTGCGGGAGATGGGGACTGAGCGCGTCAGTCTCTTCGCTGATCCCGGTGTGGTGAGCTTCTACCAGCGTCAGGGTTGGGAGCTGGAACCGCAGCAGCATCGTTGTGCTTTCTGGTACGCGAGCTGA